The following nucleotide sequence is from Apium graveolens cultivar Ventura chromosome 4, ASM990537v1, whole genome shotgun sequence.
ATATCTATAAGCCTAATTGCAACTAGAATTTTACTCTGAAGTACGAATTAGAAAGGAATTCACTGTTTCAGTAATTAAGTAATGGAACAAAAATTTAATAAACTTTACATTGAAACGACCAAGATTAGGTTTCAATTTCCCAGCTAAAATTTTGAGGGCAGTCGACTTCCTGATGCCGTTTGTGCCAACTAGACCAAGAACTTGCCCCGGCCTAGGAGTTGGTAGCCTgtagataaaagtaaaaataatatAAACTATCAAGACTTATATGATTCCAAAACTTTAGTAATGAAGTTCTATAATTTTGTTACCTATGCAATTTAAAGGTGTTGAGAACATAACGGTGAGTTGTTTCCTTGTCCAAACCTTTAGGAAGGTTAATGATCTGAATTGCCTTAAAAGGGCATTCCTGCATCAAATAGAGAAAGAATACCAGCTTAGCACATCCTACAGACATACTCCGATAGTCATTAATTAGAGCCTATAATTAACAACCTTAACACATATCCCGCATCCAATGCAAATCTCCTCGGAGATGGAAGCAATTTTAGCTGCAGATGTGACTTCAATGCAATGTTTACCTGCAAACAAGTAGTGAACTAATATAAAAACAAAAGTAGAAGACCAATACTAGAACAAAATACAGTGTCTCAAATTCTAGAGTGTATCACACTTTCATTGTAAGAGCAGGCTGTTGCAAAGCATCAAACTTAAAGCAGACTGAAAACTTAATTAGGACTCGAATTCGTAGAACATTAGTGAATAGTACTGAAAATTAGGCAATTCAGAAATAATTCTACGACGAATAAAATCACAACTTTATcgaaaaagaaaatagaaaaaaaggTTCAACAACTAGAACAAAATAAAACTGGAGGAGAAGCTAACGATAAAAATTAATCTAAAAGATCTACGTACAAAAACAAGTAGTATGTGTTTTAAACATTCACATGGATGGTTTGATGAAAATATAATTAATCCTCTGAAAACATACCATTAGAAAACTGTCAAATTTTATAACATAAGCAACACTAAGATAAAAAACAACTTATGATTATTTCCTAATGCAAGTGTCAAATACCAGTCATATATTGAGACTTGCATCTAATCTGTCTGGAATGTTGTAGGAGACTAATCTTCTTCATCACTGCCATAGTCTTTGCATAAATACTGTAGGGCAGTGTTACTCTTGCCTTGTTTGTTATCTTTCAAAATTGTCTTCTCCGTTCCCTCTTCTCTGTTCAGTGTCTTTTTCTTGACTGCGGAAATGGTTGCTTTCACGGAACTGGAAACGAATGTACCACGAAGTGTACCAGAAGTACCTTTGCTTTTAGAGCTACCAAAAATACTTCCTTCATATAGCACTTCAGTAGGATTCCTAGTAAATTCCCCCAAAACAACCTTTCTTTTCTTCAAATTATTATTACTAAAAGGTTCACCAGCAGAATACTCATCCCAATCATCCTCATCATCAATAATCCTCCTAACAATCTCTCCCTTACCTCCACGAAACCTAGAGTCAATAATAGCTTCATCTTCCGCACACAACTTAACCTCATCCTCATGCTTCTTCTCTTCCTTGGGCCTCAAATTATCAAGCAACAAATCAACACTAATTTTTGAACGTCTGGAGTTGAAAGACTTAAGTTCATGTAATGCAGCAAGCCTATCCATCTCTCGTTTTGAGTCCCGACTACGTTTCTCCAAACACTCCATATAATCCCCAACCTCTACCTCCTCCTCATCTCCCTCCCGCCAAGGCTCAAAGCACCGTGTCCCACCCGACTCCACCACATAATCAGAATTCTTGGGATCAGTTAACATTACAATCTCGGAAGAACAGTTGGAGCAGTTGAAATAAAACCTAAATATCTTAATATGACCTAGATATTTCTGGCCAATAACCTCTTCTATTCGTTGATTAAACTTAGTCCCCTTATCGATATAATGTCCGCAGAAATTACAGCGGATTTTCATGGGACACATATTTCGAATAACAGACTGCTTTGTATTGCCAATTCTTTTCTTAGGGATTTTGGCCGGATTGAAATCAGGTGGAATGTACTTGTTCTGTGGTTTTCTTTCCCCCATCCTTGACAGACTTAAATCAAACACAACAAGTATGATAGTGATCTGataataatatatgtatataaattgTATATTTAGGCTTTATTacagtaatatatatatatattcggcAGAATAAATCAAATACTTTATAATAATAATCGGACAGGTAATTTATATGCGTACCTTCAGCTGAATTTATAGGGCATGGGGTAATGTATTCAAGTCCATTTAGGATTTGGAAGTGGTAAAATTTCTTCTGCTGGCCCGGTAATTGATTTGTTTCCGTTTGACAATTCCTGTTATATCTATTTTAACTTTTACGTGTTTATATATACGCATACGATTGTTTTTATCATGGTGCTGGTTCTAGTGCAATAAAAGTTTAGTGCAATGAAACATTCTTGGAGGACAC
It contains:
- the LOC141719621 gene encoding uncharacterized protein LOC141719621, with protein sequence MGERKPQNKYIPPDFNPAKIPKKRIGNTKQSVIRNMCPMKIRCNFCGHYIDKGTKFNQRIEEVIGQKYLGHIKIFRFYFNCSNCSSEIVMLTDPKNSDYVVESGGTRCFEPWREGDEEEVEVGDYMECLEKRSRDSKREMDRLAALHELKSFNSRRSKISVDLLLDNLRPKEEKKHEDEVKLCAEDEAIIDSRFRGGKGEIVRRIIDDEDDWDEYSAGEPFSNNNLKKRKFRESNHFRSQEKDTEQRRGNGEDNFER